CCACCCACGGCGCGGTGATGATGAAGTTCCGTCCCTCGGCGATCATCACGCCCCACTCCGGCGTGGGGGGTTGCACGCCGAGGCCGAAAAAGCCGAGCGACGCGCCGGCCAGGATGTCCAGCACGAAGTCGCTCATGCCGAAGACGAGCGCCGGCACGATCACGTTGGGCAGCAGATGCCGGAACATGATGCGGGCGTCGCTGTACCCGAGGCT
The genomic region above belongs to bacterium and contains:
- a CDS encoding ABC transporter permease subunit produces the protein SLGYSDARIMFRHLLPNVIVPALVFGMSDFVLDILAGASLGFFGLGVQPPTPEWGVMIAEGRNFIITAPWVVIFPGVAIIVTSFFVSLIGDSVSDIVRRVRAS